In Chromatiaceae bacterium, a single genomic region encodes these proteins:
- a CDS encoding NAD(P)/FAD-dependent oxidoreductase, which translates to MQHLIIGAGPAGVNAAEALRKLDPQATIRIIGDEPEPPYSRMAIPYLLMNNIDEHGTHLRDRADHYAQQRIDVAQGRVIKIDPAQHRVTLDHGDSISYDRLLIATGSSPAHPPIPGIDAEHVSSCWTLADARAIAARAAAGSRVALIGAGFIGSIILEALARRGVQLTVIEQGERMVPRMMGPQAGGLLQTWCESKGVTVLTGAGVESIESKGVRLAGGRFVDADLVITATGVRPNVGFLDGSGVEVDQGVLIDRQFRTNVADIYAAGDVAQGLDFSTGDYAVHAIQPTATDHGHLAALNMSGHDARYEGSLNMNVLDTLGLLSCSFGRWEGTDGGEQAELYAPDDFRYLSLQFDDDHLVGANAVGLYQHVGVLRGLIQRRTPLGIWRQRLLRDPTRLMEAYMATTQVI; encoded by the coding sequence ATGCAGCATCTGATCATCGGCGCCGGGCCGGCGGGCGTGAATGCCGCCGAGGCCCTGCGCAAACTCGACCCACAGGCAACGATCCGGATCATCGGCGACGAACCTGAGCCGCCGTATTCACGGATGGCGATCCCCTACCTGCTGATGAACAACATCGACGAACATGGCACGCATCTGCGCGACCGTGCCGATCACTACGCACAGCAGCGGATCGACGTCGCACAAGGTCGGGTCATCAAGATCGATCCCGCTCAACATCGCGTGACGCTCGACCACGGCGACAGCATCAGCTACGACCGGTTGCTGATCGCCACCGGTTCGAGCCCGGCCCATCCACCCATCCCCGGTATCGACGCCGAGCATGTCTCGAGTTGCTGGACACTCGCCGACGCCCGCGCGATCGCGGCGCGCGCCGCCGCCGGCAGCCGGGTGGCGCTGATCGGTGCCGGCTTCATCGGCAGCATCATCCTCGAGGCGTTGGCGCGACGCGGGGTGCAGCTCACCGTGATCGAACAGGGCGAGCGCATGGTGCCGCGCATGATGGGTCCGCAGGCCGGTGGTCTGTTGCAGACCTGGTGCGAGTCGAAAGGCGTGACGGTGCTGACCGGTGCCGGCGTCGAGTCGATCGAGTCCAAGGGTGTTCGACTGGCGGGTGGACGCTTCGTCGATGCCGACCTGGTGATCACCGCGACCGGGGTGCGGCCAAATGTCGGTTTTCTCGATGGCAGCGGTGTCGAGGTCGACCAGGGCGTGCTGATCGATCGACAGTTCCGTACCAACGTGGCCGACATCTACGCGGCCGGCGATGTGGCCCAGGGCCTCGATTTCTCGACCGGCGACTACGCCGTGCACGCGATCCAGCCGACTGCGACCGATCACGGTCATCTCGCGGCACTCAACATGAGTGGCCACGACGCACGCTACGAGGGTTCGCTGAACATGAACGTGCTCGATACGCTCGGCCTGCTGTCATGTTCTTTCGGTCGCTGGGAAGGCACCGATGGTGGCGAGCAGGCCGAGCTGTACGCACCGGATGATTTCCGCTACCTGTCGCTGCAGTTCGACGACGACCACCTGGTCGGCGCCAACGCGGTCGGGCTGTATCAGCACGTGGGCGTGCTGCGCGGCCTGATCCAGCGGCGTACGCCCCTGGGCATCTGGCGGCAGCGGCTGCTGCGCGACCCGACACGCCTGATGGAGGCCTACATGGCGACCACCCAGGTGATCTGA
- a CDS encoding MoaD/ThiS family protein — translation MQVHLELYAALMRYLPPGADRHRVTVDIEPGATAHDLLDRYKVPREQAHLVLRNGVFLQPAERDGLALAEGDLVAAWPPVAGG, via the coding sequence ATGCAGGTGCATCTGGAGCTGTACGCCGCGCTCATGCGCTACCTGCCGCCCGGCGCCGATCGACACCGGGTGACGGTGGACATCGAGCCCGGCGCCACCGCGCACGATCTGCTCGACCGTTACAAGGTGCCGCGCGAGCAGGCCCACCTGGTGCTGCGCAACGGGGTCTTTCTGCAGCCGGCGGAGCGCGACGGGCTGGCGTTGGCCGAGGGTGACCTGGTCGCCGCCTGGCCACCGGTGGCGGGCGGGTGA
- a CDS encoding transglutaminase family protein — MSEHDPTRRQPDDAAPIDDALAAHDAAVAGGGLQIWIGAEPTFTLRSAESPEWLSEPLGGDKQAYALHMLDALRRRHPGGVVLRSIGRQYAAEKRPRWSFGLYRRRDGKRLWSGPPDPLTRASGNADATRDDRFCTALTTLFEAHGWHCRCLTFDSAPGRRLLLSRTAELPIAGDDDRLSRPSVHDHKTPAGGLHDELAALGLYLFGIDRTAIGDGQAACIELPAIPDVDTFIDCLTAIQQAAATAGLEELVLRGFPPPVDARVAWTTITPDPAVIEVNQAPEPDAARFHAAIDEVYRVARDIGLSPYRLQYNGGVSDSGGGGQFTVGGPAPAGSPFFVRPALLPRLVRYLNRHPALSYWFAPDYVGSASQSPRPDEGTRENFRELAVAFEQLAQQPSASPEQLWASLAPFLADPSGNAHRSELNIEKLCNPYLPGRGRLGLVEFRAFRMPISARHAAATAALLRALVALLADTDPVSGLRDWGDVLHDRYALPFYLRQDLNAVFVDLGRHGLGLDANVRTLLLQAPHQATWQTRFGGCELIIERAVEFWPLVGDVASQESGGSRTVDSSTIRIQVSLRRTEDTGPPLERWRLQAAGYEVPLHPEHDADGAIRLCGLRYRDFMPWRGLHPAIAPLDPLQLVLHHPQHDRALLATLHNWHPHGLPYSGLPVDWKDAAGRRAERLQTREVAAAQCPAGAVPPASAVDGLTLDLRRCPRRDA, encoded by the coding sequence GTGAGCGAGCACGATCCAACCCGCCGGCAGCCCGATGACGCGGCACCGATCGACGACGCACTCGCGGCGCATGATGCCGCGGTCGCCGGCGGCGGTCTGCAGATCTGGATTGGCGCCGAACCGACCTTCACGCTGCGCAGCGCGGAGTCACCCGAATGGCTGTCCGAACCGCTGGGCGGCGACAAGCAGGCGTATGCGCTGCACATGCTCGATGCACTGCGGCGCCGCCACCCGGGCGGCGTGGTCCTGCGCAGCATCGGTCGCCAGTACGCTGCCGAAAAGCGACCGCGCTGGTCTTTCGGCCTCTACCGGCGACGTGACGGCAAGCGACTCTGGAGCGGGCCACCCGACCCGTTGACGCGGGCCAGCGGAAACGCCGACGCGACACGCGACGACCGCTTCTGCACGGCGCTGACCACGCTGTTCGAGGCACACGGCTGGCACTGCCGGTGCCTGACGTTCGACTCGGCACCCGGTCGGCGGCTGTTGTTGAGCCGCACCGCCGAGTTGCCCATTGCGGGCGATGATGACCGCCTGAGCCGCCCGTCGGTCCATGACCACAAGACACCCGCGGGCGGACTGCACGACGAACTCGCCGCCTTGGGACTCTACCTGTTCGGCATCGATCGCACCGCGATCGGCGACGGACAGGCGGCCTGCATCGAGCTGCCGGCAATCCCCGATGTCGACACCTTCATCGACTGCCTGACCGCGATCCAGCAGGCGGCCGCGACCGCCGGTCTGGAGGAACTGGTACTGCGCGGCTTTCCGCCGCCGGTCGATGCCCGCGTCGCGTGGACCACGATCACCCCGGATCCGGCGGTGATCGAGGTCAACCAGGCCCCCGAGCCGGACGCCGCACGATTCCACGCGGCGATCGACGAGGTATACCGCGTCGCCCGGGACATCGGCCTCTCGCCCTATCGCCTGCAGTACAACGGCGGCGTCTCGGACTCCGGCGGCGGCGGCCAGTTCACGGTGGGCGGGCCAGCGCCCGCCGGCAGCCCGTTTTTCGTCCGCCCGGCGCTGCTGCCGCGCCTGGTGCGTTACCTCAACCGGCACCCCGCCCTGTCATACTGGTTTGCGCCGGATTACGTCGGCAGCGCCAGCCAGTCGCCGCGGCCCGACGAGGGTACCCGCGAAAACTTTCGCGAACTCGCGGTCGCGTTCGAACAGCTGGCTCAGCAGCCATCGGCGTCACCGGAGCAGCTGTGGGCCAGCCTCGCGCCTTTTCTCGCCGACCCGTCGGGCAACGCCCACCGCAGCGAACTGAACATCGAAAAGCTGTGCAACCCCTACCTGCCCGGTCGCGGGCGACTCGGGCTGGTCGAATTCCGCGCCTTTCGCATGCCGATCTCCGCGCGCCACGCGGCAGCGACCGCTGCATTGCTGCGCGCGCTGGTCGCGTTGCTCGCGGATACCGATCCCGTATCGGGATTGCGCGACTGGGGAGACGTGCTGCACGACCGCTACGCGCTGCCTTTCTACCTGCGCCAGGATCTCAACGCGGTTTTCGTTGACCTGGGCAGACACGGCCTGGGACTCGACGCCAACGTGCGGACGCTGCTGTTGCAGGCGCCGCACCAGGCGACCTGGCAGACCCGTTTCGGCGGTTGCGAGCTGATCATCGAACGCGCGGTGGAGTTCTGGCCGCTGGTCGGGGACGTCGCCTCGCAGGAATCCGGTGGTTCGCGCACGGTCGACTCGAGCACGATCCGTATCCAGGTGAGCCTGCGACGCACCGAGGATACGGGTCCGCCGCTGGAACGATGGCGCCTGCAGGCCGCCGGTTACGAGGTGCCGCTGCATCCCGAACACGACGCCGACGGTGCCATCCGGTTGTGTGGACTGCGCTATCGCGACTTCATGCCATGGCGCGGGCTGCATCCGGCGATCGCACCACTCGACCCACTGCAGCTGGTACTGCATCACCCGCAACACGACCGGGCGCTGCTCGCGACACTGCACAACTGGCATCCGCACGGCCTGCCCTATAGCGGCCTGCCGGTGGACTGGAAGGACGCCGCCGGGCGACGCGCCGAACGCCTGCAGACGCGCGAGGTGGCAGCGGCGCAATGCCCGGCCGGCGCCGTGCCCCCGGCCAGCGCCGTCGATGGCCTTACGCTGGATCTCAGGCGCTGTCCGCGACGCGACGCGTGA
- a CDS encoding universal stress protein — MDNMSFQFIDLNLATVVILFVVGFIGGMVSGFIGSGGAFVLTPAMMSLGVPAAVAVASNMAHKFPKALVGAYKRNKYGQVDIKLGLVMGLFAEAGVLVGKNVMVGIREAFGTAGTNLYVSFIFVVVLGIVGSFVLRDGLREKRGEGSGSGPRPLGPLAQRIRRLHIPGTMIHLKSIDAPVSVLVIAPLGFATGLLAGTIAVGGFIGVPAMMYLLGLPALMASATELVVAFIMGLGGSFFYALDGFVDIRLSMIILAGSLFGIQIGAIGTTYVKDYVVKFVMAAIMLLVLVSRFFYIPGYLSDLQVLTGLSDGGIRILNAIGEASLAFALAFGAFMIIRALRQGIREHRLAEAAAAITTAPAGAPTEAEVVSAPVQVSPLARFERFLVASDGSEFSEAAVREAVAMARKCGAQMHVMSLVAIGVEHAALGEAVLKQEMDMAQAHLDAVRAQAQAAGVACDIHLVNGHAVDREIVDMAERLNVDLIVMGQRGRRGLARLMLGHATAQVIGMAHCNVLVVPRDVRVEGRHLVLATDGSRYADAAAITAAGMAGFCKAKMTVVSVASSGPGPDSRAEAELVVQRVVDHIRGEGIDVEGLVLEGRPDELVIATAKERNADLIVTGSHGHTGLERILLGSTTERILNDTLCAVLVVKT, encoded by the coding sequence ATGGATAACATGTCCTTCCAGTTCATTGATTTGAACCTCGCGACGGTGGTGATCCTGTTCGTCGTGGGCTTCATCGGTGGCATGGTCAGCGGCTTCATCGGCTCGGGTGGCGCGTTCGTGCTGACACCGGCGATGATGAGCCTGGGTGTGCCGGCAGCGGTCGCCGTCGCCAGCAACATGGCGCACAAGTTCCCCAAGGCGCTGGTTGGTGCTTACAAGCGCAACAAGTACGGCCAGGTCGACATCAAACTCGGACTCGTCATGGGTCTGTTCGCGGAGGCTGGCGTACTGGTCGGCAAGAACGTGATGGTCGGCATCCGGGAGGCCTTCGGCACGGCCGGTACCAACCTCTACGTGTCGTTCATCTTCGTGGTGGTCTTGGGGATCGTCGGCAGCTTTGTGTTGCGCGACGGTCTGCGTGAGAAGCGCGGCGAGGGTTCCGGTAGCGGACCGAGACCGCTTGGGCCGCTGGCGCAACGCATACGTCGCCTGCACATCCCGGGGACCATGATCCATCTCAAGAGCATCGACGCGCCGGTCTCCGTTCTGGTCATCGCGCCGCTCGGGTTCGCCACCGGTCTGCTTGCTGGCACCATTGCAGTGGGCGGGTTCATCGGTGTGCCGGCCATGATGTACCTGTTGGGGCTGCCGGCGTTGATGGCCAGCGCAACCGAACTTGTGGTTGCGTTCATCATGGGACTCGGCGGCAGCTTCTTCTATGCGCTGGACGGTTTCGTCGACATCCGGCTATCGATGATCATCCTCGCCGGCTCACTGTTCGGCATTCAGATCGGTGCGATTGGCACCACGTACGTGAAGGACTACGTGGTCAAGTTCGTGATGGCCGCGATCATGCTGCTCGTGCTGGTCAGCCGGTTCTTCTACATCCCTGGTTACCTGTCGGACTTGCAGGTTCTCACCGGACTGTCCGACGGCGGCATCCGCATCCTCAATGCAATCGGCGAGGCATCGCTCGCGTTCGCGCTGGCGTTCGGTGCATTCATGATCATTCGCGCGCTGCGCCAAGGCATCCGCGAGCACCGCCTCGCCGAGGCGGCCGCGGCCATCACCACGGCACCGGCCGGCGCACCCACCGAGGCCGAAGTGGTGTCGGCGCCCGTGCAGGTATCGCCCCTGGCGCGTTTCGAGCGTTTCCTGGTCGCCAGTGACGGTTCAGAGTTCAGCGAGGCCGCGGTGCGCGAGGCGGTCGCGATGGCACGCAAATGCGGTGCGCAGATGCATGTCATGTCACTGGTCGCGATCGGCGTCGAACACGCTGCGCTCGGCGAGGCGGTGCTCAAGCAGGAAATGGACATGGCACAGGCGCATCTCGACGCGGTCCGCGCCCAGGCCCAGGCCGCGGGCGTCGCATGCGACATCCACCTCGTAAACGGCCATGCAGTGGATCGAGAGATAGTCGACATGGCCGAGCGCCTGAACGTCGACCTGATCGTGATGGGGCAGCGTGGGCGGCGTGGGCTGGCGCGCCTTATGCTCGGCCACGCCACCGCCCAGGTGATCGGCATGGCGCATTGCAACGTACTGGTCGTACCGCGTGACGTGAGAGTCGAGGGCCGGCACCTCGTTTTGGCGACCGACGGATCGCGCTATGCCGATGCCGCTGCGATTACCGCTGCAGGCATGGCCGGATTCTGCAAGGCGAAGATGACTGTGGTGTCTGTGGCCAGCAGCGGGCCTGGACCGGACAGCCGCGCAGAGGCCGAGCTGGTAGTGCAACGCGTGGTCGACCACATCCGTGGTGAAGGCATAGACGTCGAGGGACTGGTGCTCGAAGGCCGTCCGGATGAGCTGGTCATCGCGACCGCAAAAGAGCGCAACGCCGACCTGATCGTGACCGGTAGTCATGGCCACACCGGCCTCGAGCGTATCTTGTTGGGCAGCACGACCGAACGAATCCTCAACGACACCCTGTGCGCTGTGCTGGTCGTAAAAACATGA
- a CDS encoding calcium/sodium antiporter produces the protein MGVFDFLVGLAALVFGAELLVRGASKLALSWGVSSLVVGLTVVSFGTSAPELAVSVQSAWSGQVDIALGNVVGSNLFNVLVILGLSALISPLLVHQQLIRQEVPIMIGVSLLLWAMAVDGGISRWEGLLLTGLLIGYTVMLIRQSRRETATTQVAVDAEYAQAFDGTPRGWDAHWGVQLLLILTGLVLLVVGANWLVEAAVRFAQDLGVSELIIGLTIVAAGTSLPELATSLMAAVRGERDIAVGNVVGSNIFNILAVLGVSASVAPADLAVPPTMLVFDLPVMVAVAVACLPVFFTGSLIARWEGALFLTLYAAYALYLILHAIGHDGVPGYDAAMGGFVIPLVAVTLLVLAWRHWRAGPGQKR, from the coding sequence ATCGGTGTGTTTGATTTCCTCGTAGGTCTGGCGGCGCTGGTCTTCGGCGCCGAGCTGCTGGTGCGCGGTGCCTCAAAGCTGGCCCTTTCGTGGGGCGTGTCGTCTCTGGTGGTCGGTCTGACGGTGGTCTCCTTCGGTACCAGTGCTCCCGAACTTGCGGTGTCTGTGCAATCGGCGTGGTCCGGGCAGGTGGATATCGCCCTGGGCAACGTGGTCGGTAGCAACCTGTTCAACGTGTTGGTCATTCTCGGTCTGTCGGCCCTGATCTCGCCGCTGCTGGTACATCAGCAGCTCATCCGCCAGGAGGTGCCGATCATGATTGGCGTGAGCCTGCTGCTTTGGGCAATGGCCGTGGATGGCGGCATCAGCCGTTGGGAGGGACTGCTCCTCACCGGGCTGCTGATCGGCTACACCGTCATGCTGATTCGCCAGAGCCGGCGCGAGACTGCCACGACCCAGGTTGCCGTCGATGCCGAGTACGCGCAGGCCTTCGACGGCACGCCACGGGGTTGGGACGCGCACTGGGGTGTGCAGCTGCTCCTCATCCTTACGGGTTTGGTCCTGCTGGTGGTCGGTGCAAACTGGCTGGTGGAGGCCGCGGTTCGATTTGCCCAGGACCTCGGCGTCAGCGAATTGATCATCGGGCTGACGATCGTCGCCGCCGGCACCTCGCTGCCGGAGCTGGCCACGTCGCTGATGGCCGCCGTGCGCGGAGAGCGCGATATCGCGGTAGGTAACGTAGTCGGCAGCAACATATTCAACATCCTGGCGGTCCTGGGTGTCTCGGCGAGTGTCGCGCCAGCCGATCTTGCAGTGCCGCCGACCATGCTGGTTTTCGACCTGCCCGTGATGGTGGCCGTGGCGGTGGCCTGCCTGCCGGTATTTTTCACCGGGTCGCTGATCGCCCGTTGGGAGGGGGCGCTGTTCCTGACGCTGTATGCCGCCTATGCCCTCTATCTGATTCTCCACGCCATCGGTCACGACGGCGTACCAGGCTACGACGCAGCAATGGGCGGCTTCGTGATACCGCTGGTAGCGGTCACCCTGCTGGTGCTGGCTTGGCGGCATTGGCGGGCAGGACCCGGCCAGAAGCGGTGA